In Corynebacterium afermentans subsp. afermentans, a genomic segment contains:
- a CDS encoding phospholipid scramblase-related protein codes for MFRQREIVVRQTKALGRDTFAIEGPGGELLGTARQTLKMSDLVKASRGVEVFDAAGAHVLSIEDPVNFIRDKYVVHQVNPPLELARLTQRFAWIGAKFDVEVAGFPSVEITGQAFQLNYTLTSQDRPLATVDAEYSGMGRMLMGKSNYRVRIEPDLDERQHAAVIGIALAIDMRRAKMRRNSG; via the coding sequence GTGTTTAGGCAACGTGAGATCGTCGTAAGGCAAACGAAGGCCCTGGGCCGCGACACGTTCGCGATCGAGGGCCCAGGCGGGGAGCTGCTGGGCACGGCCAGGCAGACGCTGAAGATGAGCGACCTGGTCAAGGCGTCGCGCGGGGTGGAGGTCTTCGACGCGGCCGGCGCGCACGTGCTGAGCATCGAGGACCCGGTGAACTTCATCCGCGACAAGTACGTCGTGCACCAGGTCAACCCGCCGCTGGAGCTCGCGCGGCTGACGCAGCGCTTCGCCTGGATCGGCGCGAAGTTCGACGTGGAGGTCGCCGGCTTCCCCAGCGTGGAAATCACGGGCCAGGCGTTCCAGCTGAATTACACGCTGACCAGCCAGGACCGTCCGCTCGCGACCGTGGACGCGGAGTATTCCGGCATGGGGCGGATGCTGATGGGCAAGTCCAACTACCGCGTGCGCATCGAGCCCGACCTGGACGAACGCCAGCACGCGGCGGTGATTGGCATCGCGTTGGCCATCGATATGCGCCGCGCCAAGATGCGCAGAAACTCGGGTTAG
- a CDS encoding MFS transporter has translation MTKAQRWGFFAVVSLGLLMIGLDNSILYTALPALEHSFNATPEQGLWIINAYPLVLSGLLLGTGALGDRVGHRLMFIVGLAIFGLASLGAAFAPGPLELILARGMLGMGAAVMMPATLALIRLTFPDERERNTAIGIWGSVAVAGGALGPVVGGALIQHFWVGSVFLINVPIVVIALVLTVALAPENLPNLDKQWDVVSSFYALIALSGLTMAIKQAAQNPATTLAALAAAAVGAWLFVRRQHRLADPLLTFDIFRSRLFTGGVLAAAGGMFVLAGAELMTTQKLQLVDALTPLAAGATVAVMALSAIPASVLGGAYLHKIGFLPLIAGGFFGAVVGAVALATGWTSIGMVLLGLSAGSVMSVSSIAIIGSAPMHRSGMAAGVEEVSYELGTLITVALTGSLLQAALDRGADYTAAYNQVIGVLAAGAACFAVATWWCFRDNPKSGGVDA, from the coding sequence ATGACTAAGGCGCAGCGCTGGGGATTTTTCGCGGTGGTTTCGCTCGGGCTGCTCATGATCGGCCTGGACAACTCCATCCTGTACACCGCGCTGCCGGCGCTGGAGCACAGCTTTAACGCCACCCCCGAGCAGGGCCTGTGGATCATCAACGCCTACCCGCTGGTGCTCTCCGGCCTGCTGCTGGGCACGGGCGCGCTGGGCGACAGGGTGGGCCACCGCCTGATGTTCATCGTGGGCCTGGCAATCTTCGGCCTCGCGTCGCTGGGTGCGGCGTTCGCGCCCGGCCCGCTGGAGCTGATCCTGGCGCGCGGGATGCTCGGCATGGGGGCGGCGGTGATGATGCCGGCCACGCTCGCGCTGATCCGGCTGACGTTTCCGGACGAGCGGGAGCGCAACACCGCCATCGGCATCTGGGGTTCGGTGGCGGTGGCGGGCGGTGCGCTCGGCCCGGTGGTCGGCGGCGCGCTGATCCAGCATTTCTGGGTCGGGTCCGTCTTCCTCATCAACGTGCCCATCGTGGTGATTGCGCTGGTGCTCACGGTCGCGCTCGCGCCGGAAAACCTGCCCAACCTGGACAAGCAGTGGGACGTGGTCTCTTCGTTCTACGCCTTGATCGCGTTGTCTGGCCTGACCATGGCCATCAAGCAGGCCGCCCAAAACCCCGCCACCACTCTCGCCGCCCTGGCCGCTGCCGCCGTCGGTGCATGGTTGTTCGTGCGCCGCCAGCACCGCCTCGCGGACCCGCTGCTGACCTTCGACATCTTCCGCTCCCGCCTGTTCACCGGCGGCGTCCTCGCCGCAGCCGGCGGCATGTTCGTCCTCGCCGGCGCCGAACTGATGACCACGCAGAAGCTGCAGCTTGTCGACGCACTCACGCCCCTTGCCGCCGGCGCCACCGTCGCCGTTATGGCCTTATCCGCCATCCCGGCCTCGGTCCTCGGCGGGGCATATCTGCACAAGATCGGCTTCCTGCCGTTGATCGCGGGTGGATTCTTCGGGGCGGTAGTGGGGGCGGTGGCGTTGGCGACCGGATGGACGTCGATAGGCATGGTGCTTTTGGGGCTGTCCGCGGGTTCGGTGATGAGTGTCTCCTCGATCGCGATCATCGGGTCCGCCCCGATGCACCGCTCCGGAATGGCCGCGGGTGTGGAGGAGGTGTCCTACGAGCTGGGTACGTTGATTACCGTGGCGCTGACGGGGTCGCTGCTGCAGGCGGCGCTGGACCGCGGTGCGGACTACACGGCCGCGTACAACCAGGTGATCGGCGTACTGGCCGCGGGCGCCGCGTGTTTTGCTGTGGCCACCTGGTGGTGTTTCCGCGACAACCCGAAGTCTGGAGGAGTCGATGCCTGA
- a CDS encoding copper oxidase: protein MPDMNPRAWHRKASRPVSIWMAVFILVGLAHPFIRDGSWLLIHIFTLGILTNSILLWSQNLTERFLGQKLGDASRPAQLTRTYLFNAATIAVLVGQLARWYWLVWVGAVAVAVVLAWHAAVLVRQVRSAPRQHAGALGFLASACCLPVGAMFGAALSAGLQGQWHSAVRQAHMFTNVGGFVGFAAMGALSVLFPAMWRTRGQGRVGVALALAGAGVVVAVAGSLLRADVVVGAGTVVILAGWVWLYQGFVASALTVLKDPRDRVTYPALSALFAVTWLIGGLTWYAVRLFGGAGEIPTLPLLLGFAGQLLIGTMSYLMPTTMGGGPAAVKAGLRELNRGAYLRAGLFNAALLAWLAVGNSYARIVLSFVAFGVLVAFLPLMARAVKAQVAVIRSRRP from the coding sequence ATGCCTGACATGAACCCCCGCGCGTGGCACCGCAAAGCCTCGCGCCCGGTGAGCATCTGGATGGCGGTGTTCATCCTCGTCGGCCTTGCGCACCCGTTCATCCGGGACGGGTCGTGGCTGCTCATCCACATTTTCACGCTGGGGATTTTGACCAACTCGATCCTGTTGTGGTCGCAAAACCTCACCGAGCGCTTCTTGGGGCAAAAGCTTGGCGACGCCTCACGGCCCGCCCAACTCACCCGCACCTACCTCTTCAACGCCGCCACCATCGCCGTGCTGGTGGGGCAGCTTGCCCGGTGGTACTGGCTGGTGTGGGTTGGTGCTGTGGCGGTGGCAGTCGTGCTGGCCTGGCACGCGGCGGTACTGGTGCGCCAGGTGCGTTCGGCACCGCGCCAGCACGCTGGGGCGCTGGGCTTTCTCGCCTCCGCGTGCTGCTTGCCGGTGGGTGCCATGTTCGGCGCCGCGCTATCCGCGGGGCTGCAGGGGCAGTGGCATTCCGCGGTACGCCAGGCGCACATGTTCACCAACGTGGGCGGCTTCGTGGGGTTCGCGGCGATGGGAGCGCTGAGCGTCCTGTTCCCGGCGATGTGGCGCACCCGTGGCCAGGGGCGCGTCGGCGTGGCGCTGGCCCTTGCCGGTGCGGGCGTGGTGGTGGCGGTGGCGGGCTCGCTGCTGCGCGCGGACGTGGTGGTGGGCGCGGGCACCGTGGTGATCCTGGCCGGCTGGGTGTGGCTCTACCAGGGGTTCGTGGCCAGCGCGCTGACGGTGCTCAAGGATCCGCGCGACCGTGTGACCTACCCGGCGCTGTCCGCGCTGTTCGCGGTGACCTGGCTCATCGGCGGGTTGACCTGGTATGCGGTGCGCCTGTTCGGCGGCGCGGGGGAGATCCCCACCCTGCCGCTGCTGCTCGGCTTTGCGGGCCAGCTGCTCATTGGCACCATGAGCTACCTCATGCCCACCACCATGGGCGGCGGGCCAGCGGCGGTGAAGGCGGGTCTGCGGGAGCTCAACCGGGGCGCCTACCTGCGCGCCGGCCTGTTCAATGCCGCGCTTTTGGCGTGGCTCGCGGTGGGCAATTCCTATGCGCGGATCGTGCTGTCGTTTGTCGCCTTCGGCGTGCTGGTGGCGTTTCTGCCGCTTATGGCGCGTGCGGTGAAGGCGCAGGTGGCCGTGATTAGATCACGTCGACCTTAA